The proteins below come from a single Streptomyces sp. MRC013 genomic window:
- a CDS encoding TIGR03557 family F420-dependent LLM class oxidoreductase: MEIGYKLAAEAFAPGELVRQAVLAEEAGFDFVEISDHFHPWLDNQGHSPFAWTVLGTIAARTSRIGLATGVTCPTMRYHPAVVAQAAATLALLSEGRFVLGVGSGERLNEHVVGEGYPAVAARHEMLREALEIIRLLWSGGYRSYEGKHLRLEDARVFDLPPEPPPIAVAASGPDSTRVAAELGDALFATEADPDVVRRYREAGGDGPRYAEVPMAWAPDERTAARAALETSRWAVTGWKVMSELPNPVNFAAATATVREEDVLAAFACGDDPERYVGMARRYADAGFDRLVMQNVGPDPDGFVDFYRRELDSRLRGLEPGGA; encoded by the coding sequence ATGGAGATCGGGTACAAACTCGCGGCGGAGGCGTTCGCGCCGGGCGAGTTGGTGAGGCAGGCCGTCCTGGCCGAGGAGGCCGGGTTCGACTTCGTCGAGATCAGCGACCACTTCCACCCGTGGCTGGACAACCAGGGGCACTCCCCGTTCGCCTGGACCGTGCTCGGCACGATCGCGGCGAGGACGAGCCGGATCGGGCTGGCCACCGGGGTGACGTGCCCGACGATGCGGTACCACCCGGCGGTCGTCGCACAGGCCGCCGCGACGCTGGCGCTGCTGTCGGAGGGGCGGTTCGTGCTCGGCGTGGGATCGGGCGAGCGGCTGAACGAGCACGTCGTCGGCGAGGGCTATCCGGCGGTCGCCGCGCGGCACGAGATGCTCCGCGAGGCACTGGAGATCATCCGGCTGCTGTGGAGCGGCGGCTACCGCTCGTACGAGGGGAAGCACCTGCGGCTGGAGGACGCCCGCGTCTTCGACCTGCCCCCGGAGCCGCCGCCCATCGCCGTGGCGGCGAGCGGCCCCGACTCGACGCGGGTGGCCGCCGAACTCGGCGACGCCCTGTTCGCCACGGAGGCCGACCCGGACGTCGTCCGGCGGTACCGGGAGGCGGGGGGCGACGGGCCCCGCTACGCGGAGGTCCCCATGGCGTGGGCCCCCGACGAGCGGACCGCCGCGCGTGCGGCGCTGGAGACGTCCCGGTGGGCGGTGACCGGCTGGAAGGTGATGAGCGAGCTGCCCAACCCGGTGAACTTCGCCGCCGCCACGGCCACCGTCCGCGAGGAGGACGTCCTGGCCGCCTTCGCCTGCGGCGACGACCCGGAGCGGTACGTGGGGATGGCGCGGAGGTACGCCGACGCCGGGTTCGACCGGCTGGTCATGCAGAACGTGGGCCCCGACCCGGACGGCTTCGTCGACTTCTACCGCCGCGAGCTGGACTCCCGGCTGCGCGGGCTGGAGCCCGGCGGCGCGTAG
- a CDS encoding galactosyldiacylglycerol synthase, with protein sequence MTRRCLVLSASMGAGHDAVAAELARRLRAHGHDAHVHDVLALLPPGAGPALRAFYRTAVRRVPPLYTAIYRTFLAPPRPDGPAAPRADTSPLAALAERPLRSLTARLRPDVVVSTFHLAAQITGRMRERGTLAVPSAVYVTDFAVHRGWLHPGNDLYLCVSPGAAGAARAGTGRRTAAPGPVVPPAFHTAARTAPGPPPDPHRPTVLLSAGAWGVGSELPRTAGALARQGLRPVVLCGRDERLRRRTARVPGAAALGWTDDLPALMASARLLVDNAAGQTSVQALAAGLPVVAYRPIPGHGADGVRHMAAEGLTTAAPDLPSLLAAAARLVPDGPARAEHVAPGRALFRDDASLLVASLA encoded by the coding sequence ATGACGCGGCGCTGCCTGGTCCTGAGCGCGAGCATGGGGGCGGGCCACGACGCCGTCGCCGCCGAACTCGCCCGCCGGCTCCGCGCGCACGGCCACGACGCCCACGTCCACGACGTCCTGGCCCTGCTGCCCCCCGGCGCCGGGCCCGCCCTGCGGGCCTTCTACCGCACGGCCGTGCGCCGTGTCCCCCCGCTCTACACGGCGATCTACCGCACCTTCCTCGCCCCGCCCCGCCCGGACGGCCCCGCCGCCCCCCGCGCGGACACCTCGCCGCTGGCCGCGCTCGCCGAGCGCCCCCTGCGGTCCCTGACCGCCCGCCTCCGCCCCGACGTCGTCGTCTCCACCTTCCACCTCGCCGCGCAGATCACCGGCCGCATGCGGGAACGGGGCACCCTGGCCGTCCCCAGCGCCGTGTACGTCACCGACTTCGCCGTCCACCGCGGCTGGCTCCACCCGGGCAACGACCTGTACCTGTGCGTCAGCCCCGGCGCCGCCGGAGCCGCCCGCGCCGGCACCGGCCGCCGCACCGCCGCACCCGGTCCGGTCGTACCGCCCGCCTTCCACACGGCCGCCCGGACGGCGCCAGGCCCGCCGCCCGACCCGCACCGGCCCACCGTCCTGCTCTCCGCGGGCGCCTGGGGCGTCGGCTCCGAGCTGCCGCGCACCGCCGGGGCCCTGGCCCGGCAGGGCCTGCGCCCGGTCGTCCTGTGCGGACGCGACGAGCGCCTGCGCCGCCGCACCGCCCGCGTCCCGGGCGCCGCCGCGCTCGGCTGGACCGACGACCTGCCCGCCCTGATGGCCTCGGCCCGCCTCCTGGTCGACAACGCCGCCGGCCAGACCTCCGTCCAGGCCCTGGCCGCCGGCCTGCCCGTCGTCGCCTACCGCCCCATCCCCGGCCACGGCGCGGACGGCGTACGCCACATGGCGGCGGAGGGCCTGACGACGGCCGCGCCCGACCTCCCGTCCCTCCTGGCCGCCGCCGCCCGCCTCGTCCCCGACGGCCCGGCGCGTGCCGAACACGTCGCCCCGGGCCGCGCCCTCTTCCGGGACGACGCCTCCCTCCTCGTCGCCTCCCTCGCCTAG
- a CDS encoding SDR family NAD(P)-dependent oxidoreductase, whose translation MAGTARPVVLITGASSGIGEAVAERFAVDAERRWRLLLAGRDGARLGEVARRTGGVGLPGDLGALAGVEGLAARALEREGRVDVLVAAAGIGWAGPLARTPPEVVERLVAVNLTGVVQLVRLLLPGMVERGAGRLVLISSMAGWAGVANEAVYAATKGGLLAFAESLRYELAGTRVGVTAVLPGAVDTPFFAHRGVPYHRGRPRPVPARRLADLVWRAVVRGRDEVFAPTWLAGPARIRGGAPGFFRAMAKRFG comes from the coding sequence ATGGCGGGAACGGCGCGGCCGGTCGTGCTCATCACGGGTGCGTCCTCGGGGATCGGGGAGGCGGTGGCCGAGCGGTTCGCCGTGGACGCCGAGCGGCGCTGGCGGCTGCTGCTGGCCGGCCGGGACGGGGCGCGGCTCGGCGAGGTGGCGCGCCGCACGGGCGGTGTGGGGCTGCCGGGCGACCTGGGCGCGCTGGCGGGCGTGGAGGGGCTCGCCGCCCGGGCCCTGGAGCGGGAGGGACGGGTGGACGTGCTGGTCGCGGCGGCCGGGATCGGCTGGGCGGGGCCGCTCGCGCGGACGCCGCCCGAGGTCGTGGAGCGACTGGTGGCGGTGAACCTGACGGGCGTGGTGCAGCTGGTGCGGCTGCTGCTGCCGGGGATGGTGGAGCGCGGCGCGGGGCGGCTGGTGCTGATCAGTTCGATGGCGGGGTGGGCCGGCGTGGCGAACGAGGCGGTGTACGCGGCGACGAAGGGCGGGCTGCTGGCGTTCGCGGAGAGCCTGCGCTACGAGCTGGCGGGCACGCGGGTGGGGGTGACGGCGGTGCTGCCCGGTGCGGTGGACACGCCGTTCTTCGCGCACCGCGGCGTCCCGTACCACCGCGGGCGGCCTCGGCCGGTGCCGGCGCGAAGGCTGGCGGACCTGGTGTGGCGGGCGGTGGTGCGCGGGCGGGACGAGGTGTTCGCACCGACGTGGCTGGCCGGGCCGGCCCGGATCAGGGGCGGCGCCCCCGGGTTCTTCCGCGCGATGGCCAAGCGGTTCGGCTGA
- a CDS encoding DMT family transporter, with the protein MLALSVCLALLAAVGNAAASVLQRRAAADAGAAGTAVRGWWPGLVRRRVWVWGAAMLGLSGVLQALALATGPLAVVQPVMSTELLFTLVLGGLVFRRNPDRRTWWAFGVMAAGLAAFLALAEPSGGRATVPAADWLRAGVVIGAAAAGLVAVALRLPPAPRAAVLGTATAMGFSATAALLKDALGRAQEGVGAVFGGWQPYAALAVGLASFLLLQVTFRAGTLAASQPALTLGDALLSVVLGVWLFDERVVVGARGVFEAVAVAALVAACVELARSPLVTGGDGEGTW; encoded by the coding sequence ATGCTCGCCCTCTCGGTCTGCCTGGCGCTGCTGGCGGCGGTGGGCAACGCCGCGGCCTCGGTGCTCCAGCGGCGCGCCGCGGCCGACGCGGGCGCGGCGGGCACGGCCGTGCGCGGCTGGTGGCCGGGGCTGGTGCGGCGGCGGGTGTGGGTGTGGGGGGCGGCGATGCTGGGCCTGTCGGGGGTGTTGCAGGCGCTGGCCCTGGCGACGGGGCCGCTGGCGGTCGTGCAGCCGGTGATGAGCACGGAACTGCTGTTCACGCTCGTCTTGGGCGGGCTGGTGTTCCGGCGGAACCCCGACCGGCGCACGTGGTGGGCGTTCGGGGTGATGGCGGCCGGGCTGGCCGCGTTCCTGGCCCTGGCGGAGCCGTCGGGCGGGCGGGCGACCGTACCGGCGGCGGACTGGCTGCGGGCGGGGGTGGTGATCGGGGCGGCCGCGGCGGGGCTGGTGGCCGTGGCGCTGCGGCTGCCGCCGGCTCCGCGGGCCGCCGTGCTGGGGACGGCGACGGCGATGGGGTTCTCCGCCACGGCGGCGCTGCTGAAGGACGCGCTGGGCCGGGCGCAGGAGGGGGTCGGCGCGGTGTTCGGGGGGTGGCAGCCGTACGCGGCGCTCGCGGTGGGACTGGCGAGCTTCCTGCTGCTGCAGGTGACGTTCCGGGCGGGGACGCTGGCGGCGTCGCAGCCGGCGCTGACGCTGGGGGACGCGTTGCTGAGCGTGGTGCTGGGGGTGTGGTTGTTCGACGAACGGGTGGTCGTGGGTGCGCGGGGGGTCTTCGAGGCGGTCGCCGTGGCGGCCCTGGTGGCGGCGTGCGTGGAGCTGGCGAGGTCGCCGCTGGTGACGGGCGGCGACGGGGAGGGTACGTGGTGA
- a CDS encoding polysaccharide deacetylase family protein → MVSAPAAGARRAAARRAGAVAAALAGWHVLPAATWLPGLRGALWPALDGRGDPGRVALTFDDGPDPATTPLFLRALERLSVRATFFVLGERLERAPGLGRLIVAEGHELAVHGWGHDPPWVPRPVRDVREVARAAALVADVAGRGPLWYRPPYGVLTGGRWAAARAAGLRPVLWSAWGRDWTADASPASVRAEVARGVRGGATVLLHDSDAVCAPGSWRAALGALPGLVADCRARGLVVGRLADHGVGTPRGGRAGACGPAGG, encoded by the coding sequence GTGGTGAGCGCGCCGGCCGCGGGCGCGCGGCGCGCGGCGGCCCGGCGGGCGGGGGCGGTCGCGGCGGCGCTGGCGGGCTGGCACGTCCTACCCGCGGCGACGTGGCTGCCGGGGCTGCGCGGGGCGCTGTGGCCGGCCTTGGACGGGCGGGGCGACCCGGGGCGGGTGGCGCTGACCTTCGACGACGGGCCGGACCCCGCCACGACGCCGCTGTTCCTGCGGGCGCTGGAGCGGCTGTCGGTCCGGGCGACGTTCTTCGTGCTCGGCGAGCGGCTGGAGCGGGCGCCGGGGCTGGGGCGGCTGATCGTGGCGGAGGGTCACGAGCTGGCCGTCCACGGCTGGGGCCACGACCCGCCCTGGGTGCCGAGGCCGGTGCGGGACGTGCGGGAGGTGGCGCGGGCGGCGGCGCTGGTCGCGGACGTGGCGGGGCGCGGGCCGCTGTGGTACCGGCCGCCGTACGGGGTGCTGACCGGGGGCCGCTGGGCGGCGGCGCGCGCGGCGGGGCTCCGCCCGGTGCTGTGGTCGGCGTGGGGGCGCGACTGGACGGCGGACGCGTCGCCGGCGAGTGTGCGGGCGGAGGTGGCGCGCGGGGTGCGGGGCGGCGCGACGGTGCTGCTGCACGACTCGGACGCGGTGTGCGCGCCCGGCTCCTGGCGGGCGGCGCTGGGGGCGCTGCCGGGGCTGGTCGCCGACTGCCGGGCGAGGGGGCTGGTGGTCGGCCGGCTCGCCGATCACGGCGTCGGGACGCCCCGTGGGGGCCGCGCGGGGGCGTGCGGGCCGGCGGGCGGCTAG
- a CDS encoding acyl-CoA carboxylase subunit epsilon translates to MHHHLRIVHGSPTNAELAAVTALLGALAHGGEHTVRDPRRPARRAEWDRRWHPHPAPHSWCAGPPRAPYGRS, encoded by the coding sequence ATGCACCACCATCTGCGGATAGTCCACGGTTCCCCCACCAACGCGGAGCTCGCCGCCGTCACCGCCCTCCTCGGAGCCCTCGCGCACGGCGGCGAGCACACTGTCCGGGACCCCCGCCGCCCGGCCCGCCGCGCCGAGTGGGACCGCCGGTGGCACCCTCACCCCGCGCCGCACTCCTGGTGCGCCGGCCCGCCCCGGGCGCCCTACGGCCGGTCCTAG